GACTTAGTAGCTGATAGAGAATGGTTTTTAGAGTTAACCCGCCAGTTGCACAAAACCAGAGCAGTTGCTGTTGGGGGTGTACTCAGACATTATATGCAGGAGTTAGAGGAAAATAACCAAGACCTCATTAATGGTAGTGAAGAGATGAATGAGGTAAATCAGGAAACTGTGTCTTTTAGATGGAATCGCAAATCACAGAAATTTAAAATAATGAGTGGTAACGGAGAGAGTAATAATCTTATCAAAAGCAAGCAGCAAAAGACTTACGAGAATTTATAACCGTAAATATTGCGGCTGAATTTTGCGGTAGGTTAATGACCAACGTTCAGATACGACTGGTAACAACTCGTGAGGAATACTGGAATCAAAAGAAATAACTTGACCATCATGAAGATCATATTCTTGATCGTCAATGCAAAATGTAGCTTGTCCAATATTGACTAAAACTACTTGTGGTTCAAAAACAGAGTGATCACAATGTCGAAGCATCCGTCCACCAGGACTGTAATGAGATAACAGAGCGCAATCCCAAGCAGGATAAATCAAATTACCTAAACGATGAACTCTATAATCCCAACTACCCTTTTTAATAACTGGAGGATAATTAAGTATTACCTCATACATGAACCACTTATGAGTTCGACCAAAAACAAACCGACTAGAGGGCATAGCCTTCATAGCAAATTGATGTTTACTCCAATAACGAAGGGTATTAAGGTCACGACGAATATATCCAATAGTTGTAAGTAAAGACATCATTTACTCCTAAAAAAATCACAATTCATCAACCCGAAGGGAAAACAAAAATAATCTCGAACCGGAGGCAATAGGATTTCTACCTACTCACTACTTAGTAGGCGTTAGCCTACTTCTATTTAGAAGTGCAACGAAAAATCCCAGACAACCAACGAGTGGATGACTGGGATTACGAGAGTATTAATGACCTTCTCTCGAAGCTGAAAAATAGCTTCGCTATCAATTAAGAGAAGTGTAAAAAATCTTTAGAAAATCATGAGCGCAACTAACACAACCTTAAATTTAGTCTTTAATTTAGTCTTTAATTTATAAAACCAAAAAAAATAATCGGTGCAGGGTTACTACACCGATCGCATTACTTGTGCATGATTTAATTGTGATTGAACCAGACATTTCCCTCACGCCAATGCTGAAGCTTGGGGTTTGGCAAAAATCATGCGTCCGGCGGAGGTTTGTAAGGCGCTGGTGACAACTACCCGCAGTTCACCCCCGACATAACTACTCCCTTCTTCTACGACAACCATTGTGCCGTCATCTAGGTAGCCAATACCTTGACTTGGTTCTTTACCTTCTTTGAGAATTTTGAGGTCGAGGTTATCGCCTGGTAAATAAGTCGGACGGACGGCATTAACTAAATCGTTGACGTTCAACACAGGTACTTTCTGCACGCTGGCTACTTTTGACAAGTTGTAGTCGTTGGTTAGTAGTGTTGCGTTGATTTCTTGGGCAAAGCGGACTAATTTCGCGTCTACGGTGGCAATATCATCGTAGTCGATGGGGTTAATTAAAATACGTTCTGGGTAAGCTTCTTTAATGCGGTTAAGAATTTCTAAACCGCGTCTTCCCCGGACTCGCTTTTGGTCTTTACTGGCATCAGCTACTTGCTGCAATTCTTGTAAGACAAATTGTGGCACGATGATTGGCCCTTCTAAAAACCCTGTTTCTAGTAGTGCTTCAATCCGACCATCAATTATGCAGCTAGTATCTAAAACTTTGGTATTGGCAGGTTTTAATGTACCTTCTGCTACCATTGTCTCCACAGTATTCGGATTAATTAATCGCAGTAATCCGCGTCCGTGGGTATCTGCCAAATTCATACCTGTAACAGCTAAAATAATACTACCAACAACTGCTACTAAGGGTTTAATAAAACTAAAATCTGGCGGTATAGGTAGCAAAAATAACGGAGCCAGCATTAAGTTTGCTAGTAGTAAGCCAATGACTAATCCAATGGCACGGGTTAAGATGGCTTCCAGTGGCATTTCCCGGACTTGCGCCTCTAGGCGACGATAAGTCGTCTGAAAACTCAGTCCAACTGCACCGCCAATAATGGCGGCAAAGACGGCAACTGT
This portion of the Aulosira sp. FACHB-615 genome encodes:
- a CDS encoding cupin domain-containing protein — encoded protein: MSLLTTIGYIRRDLNTLRYWSKHQFAMKAMPSSRFVFGRTHKWFMYEVILNYPPVIKKGSWDYRVHRLGNLIYPAWDCALLSHYSPGGRMLRHCDHSVFEPQVVLVNIGQATFCIDDQEYDLHDGQVISFDSSIPHELLPVVSERWSLTYRKIQPQYLRL
- a CDS encoding PIN/TRAM domain-containing protein, whose protein sequence is MLDAIIILSFILAAAGIGFYSTDLLPDGTLDRVTNLEALRLTVAVFAAIIGGAVGLSFQTTYRRLEAQVREMPLEAILTRAIGLVIGLLLANLMLAPLFLLPIPPDFSFIKPLVAVVGSIILAVTGMNLADTHGRGLLRLINPNTVETMVAEGTLKPANTKVLDTSCIIDGRIEALLETGFLEGPIIVPQFVLQELQQVADASKDQKRVRGRRGLEILNRIKEAYPERILINPIDYDDIATVDAKLVRFAQEINATLLTNDYNLSKVASVQKVPVLNVNDLVNAVRPTYLPGDNLDLKILKEGKEPSQGIGYLDDGTMVVVEEGSSYVGGELRVVVTSALQTSAGRMIFAKPQASALA